The segment CATCTCGGTCGTCCCTTAAATTTATTCTTTAGCACATACTTAAAAAAAAATCGTTATTAGATATATCTCTCTATCGAAATGATAGCGGGCGTGTGTGCGTACACAAACATGACGATATTTTTATCTGTATCTCATACACCAACAGTCTTATTGCTATTTCGATATCAAAAACGAAAACAGGAATTGATATTGAATATATAAGAACGATACATTTAAGAAATTTTGCGGAAATTTTGCGGAATACAGAAGCTAAAAGAGATATGCTTCAAAAAGACAATGTTGATACACTGAAAAATTGGACATTGAGGGAAGCATATTGTAAACTGAC is part of the Methanococcoides orientis genome and harbors:
- a CDS encoding 4'-phosphopantetheinyl transferase superfamily protein; translated protein: MCVHKHDDIFICISYTNSLIAISISKTKTGIDIEYIRTIHLRNFAEILRNTEAKRDMLQKDNVDTLKNWTLREAYCKLTDQSMLACLNKEIDFNDIYHQELVINNRYVLSVAFASKNNKINICHFQKSIIT